The stretch of DNA AGGGAGGCCGCCTCCACCCTTGCGGATGAAGGCGTTTCTATTTTTCGGCTTTGGTATGTCGTGGATATCCATCACTTGAATTGTCCTCTGCTTTTTCGCTGCCAAAGTAAGATGAGGAAAAACATTAGATACCTTTTGATGAATATTTACTTTACATTTAATCAGCCATTTatccttatatatattattctatGTGCAAGTCACAACGTAGGAAAGAACACTATGTCATGAAATTATTACCATTTTGTGCTTCCTGGTAGTTTTCTTGGAGCCTCTTTCTGGCAGAATCAAGCTTCTCAAGATCCATAAGAGTATCTTTCTGCTCCCTCATAGTCCTCTGCACAGAGTATTTACGAATACCAGTCAAAATGTAGGCACTGCTTTGCAACGAATAAGCAGAGAAGATTCAGAGTCGTGTATGCCCTAGCATCTTCTCTCACAGCAAGTGGAACATGGCTAACTTTGTCACTATTTTATAGGATAAGATCAAATGTGTAATAAGTGGTGCCTTGCAGTCAAAAGATGACAACATCTGGGGTCCATGCTGATGGAAGTTGCTCTAACTTTTTGTTTGGGAGAACCTTTGTTGATATAttctaaacaaaacaaagagcATAATCTCTGTACAATAACAACAAATGGGCTTAACAAAATAATAGGATGGTATGATTAGCCTTACAACTGGAGCAGAGGAGGAACTAGTGGAATAGCTGATGCTGCTATTCTGCTTGTTATTATGATATGCAGGGGCCGGGCTTGTTCTGCGTTTCTCAATCATTGACTCGATGCCGTTGTTATTGCTAGATCTCTCTGAACTCAAACCATCTAGTGTCCAAATAAAAGTTCTATCAGTACAGTAAGAGATCTTTGAAGCTAATAGATGCTGCCtagagggggaaaaagtaGATGTGGGAAACTGGGAACTCACTGTGCCTCTGTGGGCTGGGAGAATACTTGAAATCTGAAACCTGCAACGAGATAACAATAAAACAGGTGTTCATGGCTcatttcttcctttcttttataAGACTTGAGCAAAGTATGGTTCTCATGCAACGGAATGTGGTGTGTTAGTTAAACTAACAGTTGAATGGATTGGGTTAGGAATATTCCTCGCACAATAGCGTGTACCAAAACCATAGCTTTCTCCAAAacaagttttattaaaaactgaAGGGAGtgtgatgaaattaattatggGGCATTGCTAATCAAGAAACACTGTGTTTGCCAACATTGGATTGTTGAAGAGCAAGTTACCTGAGCATTTTGGTAGTTCCTGCCTTGGATTTTATCAGGCGAGTCGCCATCAGCTGCTACCAAAAAGATGAATGACATCAATCAAAATTATCACTTAAAGCAAAAACATATCAGGAAAACTCTGAAACAAAACACAACACCATACTTAGAACCGAGCTGCCACCATCCCCACCGGAGTTGTGCAGCCGCACCCAGTCATCCACTATCTCCTTCCATTTCCTTCATAGAATCgcacaagaaccaaacaaACGAAAAAATCAGAACACGATTTAATCACCACCCAAATGCATAGGACGTACTCCTAATCAGAGAAATCCGTTTTCTCTATCACCTGACGAGCAGCTTCACAAGCTGCCGGACTTCACCGGACGGATGCTTGCGCAGGCCGTTGACATGGCGGCCGATGTCAGTCTCCTGCACAAATCAGAAacacaaacttttttttcactccATCCTCTGCGCCAACAAAAAGCGGATCAGCAAAAGAAATGGGGGCGGAAAAGTGTGCTTCTTCACCTGGAGAGCCTTGTAGGTGATGTCCATGTCTGCGAGGCTCTGCAGCAAGCTGACCAGCTCGTCCTCCGACTGTGACGAAACCATACACAAAGTACAGTTTGGTAACAGAAGAAGTGAGCGAGTGAAATCGTAGTACGCTTGCCAAACCGGAGTAAAAATGGGATCTTTTTAAGGGACCTGGTCGGGGTCCTCCAAGAAGTCCCTGATCGCCAGGATCTTGCTCTccatgccggcgccggcgccgccctcgtcgtcctcgccgtcgaggccgtccacgtccgcctcctcctcctcgggcgAGGCCggagaagccgccgccgccgccgcggcctcggccgatctcggctgccgccgcgcgtcgcAGCCGCGGCAGCCGGCGTAGAGGCGCTCCACGATGCcgtcgcggcgcgcgcgcagcTCGTCGGGTCGGTCGCGCGCGGCCGAGGTgagggcggcgtcgacgagctcccacacgtcggcgtcgcccccgaacgcggccagcgcgcggcggaggcgcccgTCGGGGTCCATCCgtccgccggccggccggcgatcgCCGGAAACGGGTCTACCCGCCCCCCAAGATCCGATAAGACAGAGAGGCTCCGAATTTCGCcgcagcgagcgagcgagcgctACGCCGCCGAAGTCGCCGTcagccccaccaccacctccgatTGGGGCGCGGCCATGCCGATGCCGGGATGGATTGGTGCGGTGCGAGGCGGCGATTTGGATTGGCGCAACCGCGCAAGTGGGGTGGAGGTGGGATTGGGGAATCGGAATTCGGACGGGAGCGCGGATTGGATCCGATAAGAGAGGTTCTGGACCCGCTAAGGGAGTGGTGGGCCTACATGGGTTGGTTAGGAGTTGGGGCTTGGGAATTGTTTTTTCAGATGCGAATTGCTGATTGGTTATGATTCAGAGCTGCAGGaactttacaaaatttatgtaattagttaaATTCATGTCTGGCATTtagtgttaattttttttggtagatCTATGATAactttttcaattttaagaGATGTTGGCCGGCTCTTTGGAGATGTATTCCTTCCGTTTTTTATTGataccgttaacttttagatccaCACTGAAATATTCCTcttattcaatatatatatataatcattaattattcttttatgatttgatttattactaaactaaatttaagaataatttataactttacatatttatataaaaattaaataatacgaatAATCAAATCCAAAAATCATCCGAGTCAATTAAAAAGCGCGTGCCCAGGTACATAGAGCATCTATGTTTATACCGTGGTTTGAAAACCTCTAGCCTAGTTCTATTTGAAACTAGGTGTGGAGAAGTTGTAAGATAACTCAGCATACGTGTGTTgtgcattttatttatattttgaaaaaaaacgtaTTTTGTACTAGCCTTTATCTTTTGAAAGTCTATAAATCACAACACaccttaaattatttaatatacatGCATCATTGATCACAGTgggttttatttgtaaaagtGCAAAAATCGTTTAGGTGTGTATTGAaatagttgtgttcgagcaataattaattatactttAGAGAATAAATGCAAGTGCTCAACATCTAGCTGCACCCACTCTCGAAATGCActaaggccagtctcaatgctTAGTTTCACTATACAATTTCCAAGATAGCTAACTCGATGAAACGATACATAAAGCAACTACTCACAGTGCAACATTCCATTGTATTAtttctaaaactaaataaaacatttaattactgctgaAAGTTTGATCATATGTAGAGAGTGTTGATTGTATGAAAAGCCTCGAACCCCTCAATGCAAGTTTCACTGCGTTACCGAGGACTTGTTAACGGTGCCCAAAAGCTTTATGTTCATGAAACTAATTCGTTATATCTTCTCATagtttcatgcaaatatttcattttttgctgatgtgtcacataattaatgtgcatgacacaTCCATGAAACCTTCGAGACTGGCCTAACATCCGGCACCGCTCCATAGACCATCATCACCATGGTTATTGTCACTTTAGACATTAACATTGTAGTTGTGATAGTGTATATgaacatgattttattttttatttagataatagaTGAGAACATCCGATATTTACTTCAAAAGAAGCCACAACCAATTACTACCTCAGTTTCATATCGTAGGtatttctagccttgtctaaattcattattgataaatgtatacagtttatatatatgtctagatttattagcatccatatgaatctagacaatgctagaaaacttacgttatgaaacaaAAGGAGTATTATATAGTGTGCACCTAACACATAGaactatcaaatttttaatgatgACAAAATGTAAATGGGAGACATTGGACTAGAAAGGAGATACATTATGTATAAGATAAGCTATTACTAAATATCCTTCAATATTTGGTGAAAAATTGAATGGACGTAGTTTCTAAACTTCTGCATGCATAAAACTGAGTTCCTTATCATCATCACACATTTTGTAACTGAGCAGAAAATCGGAATGAGGATTACCTGCATATAAGATTAGTTAAagctttgtaaaaaaacatattatttatagtaAACATAAGAGCCCAACAAAACGTAGATGTTTCTACTAGTATTGGTCGTTCATTTTTGAATCAACGACAATCAACCAACTTCCAATCATATGCAAAATACTTATCAGTGGATTCAAAGGAGATACACGTAATTCTCCAAAGAATTTTAGCAATatgacaaacaaataaaaagtgGTGTACAATTTCATTATGCATACAAAATCAACATTTCCTACTACAATTCCATTTTTTTGGCCAAGTtatatttggttaaaataaCTCTTTTAGATAAATACCACAcgaaaacttttattttaagagGAACTTCCAGTTTTTAAATCAAATTGTTTCTCTCTGGAGCATGGATGAGTACATCGAATGAACAGAAAATTGACCATTCTGGTGAAAATTCCATCTAAAAATGTC from Oryza brachyantha chromosome 12, ObraRS2, whole genome shotgun sequence encodes:
- the LOC102711581 gene encoding probable mediator of RNA polymerase II transcription subunit 26c, whose product is MDPDGRLRRALAAFGGDADVWELVDAALTSAARDRPDELRARRDGIVERLYAGCRGCDARRQPRSAEAAAAAAASPASPEEEEADVDGLDGEDDEGGAGAGMESKILAIRDFLEDPDQSEDELVSLLQSLADMDITYKALQETDIGRHVNGLRKHPSGEVRQLVKLLVRKWKEIVDDWVRLHNSGGDGGSSVLTDGDSPDKIQGRNYQNAQVSDFKYSPSPQRHNGLSSERSSNNNGIESMIEKRRTSPAPAYHNNKQNSSISYSTSSSSAPVRTMREQKDTLMDLEKLDSARKRLQENYQEAQNAKKQRTIQVMDIHDIPKPKNRNAFIRKGGGGLPGKHR